Genomic segment of bacterium:
GCCAGGGAACTAGGGTATACCGATCCTGAGGTAGATGGGTTCCTGGAGCGGGGCTTCTACTCTACGCTTACCAACGTCAATTTTGACGTGGCAGATTTCGTCCGTCTGGCTGTTGAGGCCGGCGAGATGAACGTGAAGACAATGAAGCTTCTCAAAAAGGCTCACCTTGAGACATACGGCGAACCAGAACCAACCCAGGTGCAAACAGGAACGGTCAAGGGGCATGGAATAATTGCTACTGGCCACAGCCTTAAGGTAACTGAAGAACTGCTCAAACAAACTGAAGGCACCGGCATAAACGTCTATACTCATTCGGAGCTTCTTCCTGCCCATGGGTACCCCGGCTTGAAAAAGTATAAGCACCTGACTGGTAATCTTGGAGGAGCATGGTTTGACCAAAAACAACTGTTCTCAAAATACCCCGTAGCTATACTTGGAACATCAAACTGTGTCTTGATCCCTAGGGAGGAATATCGAGACAGAATGTTTACTACCGGAGTTACGGGGCTACCTGGGGTGCAGCATATCACCGGATATGACTATACTCCGGTAATAGAGAAGGCGAAATCTTTGCCGGAACTGGATGAGGCGGCAGGAGATATTGTCTTAACTACCGGATTCTCCACATCTGTTGTCCTGTCTTTAAAAGACAAGATCAAAGAATTAGTGAAAACAGGCAAGATACGCCGCTTTTTCCTGGTCGCGGGCTGTGATTCACCCCTTAAGAAGGGCCATTACTATCGGGAGTTTGTCCAACGACTGCCGCAAGACACCGTTGTCTTAACTCTTGGCTGTGGCAAGTTCAGGATAAACGACCTGGATCTTGGCGAGATAGACGGCATCCCAAGAATGATTGACCTGGGACAATGCAATGACTCGATTGTGGCCATAGAAATTGCCGGAGCTTTGGCTGACCTATTCGGCGTAGGGATAAATGAGCTTCCCCTTACTTTAGTTCTTAGCTGGATGGAACAAAAAGCGGTGGCTATCCTTTGGAGTCTGCTGTCCCTCGGGATCAAAGGCATA
This window contains:
- the hcp gene encoding hydroxylamine reductase, which translates into the protein MAEKERLDMFCYQCSQTAKGTGCTVKGVCGKEPTVARLQDNLLFAIKGISAYLYHARELGYTDPEVDGFLERGFYSTLTNVNFDVADFVRLAVEAGEMNVKTMKLLKKAHLETYGEPEPTQVQTGTVKGHGIIATGHSLKVTEELLKQTEGTGINVYTHSELLPAHGYPGLKKYKHLTGNLGGAWFDQKQLFSKYPVAILGTSNCVLIPREEYRDRMFTTGVTGLPGVQHITGYDYTPVIEKAKSLPELDEAAGDIVLTTGFSTSVVLSLKDKIKELVKTGKIRRFFLVAGCDSPLKKGHYYREFVQRLPQDTVVLTLGCGKFRINDLDLGEIDGIPRMIDLGQCNDSIVAIEIAGALADLFGVGINELPLTLVLSWMEQKAVAILWSLLSLGIKGIYVGPILPASVNDDILKVLSENYDLHLIGEPEEDIKQMG